In Camelus dromedarius isolate mCamDro1 chromosome 3, mCamDro1.pat, whole genome shotgun sequence, one DNA window encodes the following:
- the RPL37 gene encoding large ribosomal subunit protein eL37, whose translation MTKGTSSFGKRRNKTHTLCRRCGSKAYHLQKSTCGKCGYPAKRKRKYNWSAKAKRRNTTGTGRMRHLKIVYRRFRHGFREGTTPKPKRAAVAASSSS comes from the exons ATG ACGAAGGGAACGTCATCGTTTGGAAAGCGTCGGAATAAGACCCACACGTTGTGCCGCCGATGTGGCTCTAAGGCCTACCATCTTCAGAAGTCGACCTGTGGCAAATGTGGCTACCCTGCCAAGCGAAAGAGAAAGT ATAACTGGAGTGCTAAAGCTAAAAGACGAAATACCACCGGGACCGGTCGAATGAGGCACCTAAAAATTGTATACCGCAGATTCAG GCATGGATTCCGTGAGGGAACAACACCTAAACCCAAGAGGGCAGCTGTTGCAGCATCCAGTTCATCTTGA